In Haloarcula salinisoli, one genomic interval encodes:
- a CDS encoding cytochrome c oxidase subunit 3, with translation MSTSDEHEGGHEHHLPATEDWPHGFGEASWWPFITAIGGSGIYVGAALLVLAMGESALVSTTIGAGVTVGSIGLFLAGIYGWLYHAFVVDFWERGTDHHSGRTLKFAMLLFLGSEVATFGAGFVYYFFVRGTDVWLAAEIPEVWGSLVVVNTVILIISSVTLHYSHVALRNDNRSGFLKLLAVTLLLGVIFIGGQVYEYYEFIVHKGFTIGEGIYGSAFYGLTGLHGLHVTMGAVLLGIVFVRGWYGQYSAERHTSVSTASMYWHFVDVVWVFLVVVLYLGANVV, from the coding sequence ATGAGTACATCCGACGAACACGAGGGAGGGCACGAACACCACCTCCCAGCGACCGAGGACTGGCCACACGGCTTCGGTGAGGCGAGCTGGTGGCCCTTCATCACAGCCATCGGCGGGTCGGGGATATACGTCGGGGCGGCGCTGCTCGTCCTCGCGATGGGCGAGAGCGCGCTCGTGAGTACGACCATCGGTGCCGGTGTCACCGTCGGCAGCATCGGCCTGTTCCTGGCCGGCATCTACGGCTGGCTGTATCACGCCTTCGTCGTCGACTTCTGGGAGCGTGGCACCGACCACCACTCCGGACGCACGCTGAAGTTCGCGATGTTGCTGTTCCTTGGCTCCGAGGTGGCGACCTTCGGCGCCGGCTTCGTCTACTACTTCTTCGTCCGCGGAACGGACGTCTGGCTGGCCGCCGAAATCCCCGAGGTGTGGGGGTCGCTGGTGGTCGTCAACACCGTCATCCTCATCATCAGCTCCGTCACGCTGCACTACAGCCACGTGGCCCTGCGGAACGACAACCGCTCGGGCTTCCTGAAACTGCTCGCCGTGACCCTGCTCCTGGGCGTCATCTTCATCGGCGGGCAGGTCTACGAGTACTACGAGTTCATCGTCCACAAGGGCTTCACCATCGGTGAAGGTATCTACGGCTCGGCGTTCTACGGGCTGACCGGGCTCCACGGCCTGCACGTCACGATGGGCGCGGTCCTGCTGGGTATCGTCTTCGTCCGTGGCTGGTACGGACAGTACTCCGCCGAGCGCCACACCTCCGTCTCGACCGCCTCGATGTACTGGCACTTCGTCGACGTCGTCTGGGTGTTCCTGGTCGTCGTCCTCTACCTCGGCGCGAACGTGGTCTAA
- a CDS encoding DUF7385 family protein, with product MEELDVSDGFDVHDYRHGLKLLKQDRGTMTLENREGFACPACGEPFERLFVSERRTNSFGNPGGPFCLARTDESLLVLTH from the coding sequence ATGGAAGAGTTAGACGTCAGCGACGGCTTCGACGTCCACGACTACCGCCACGGGCTGAAACTGCTCAAACAGGACCGCGGGACGATGACGCTGGAAAATCGCGAGGGGTTTGCCTGCCCGGCCTGTGGCGAGCCCTTCGAGCGCCTGTTCGTCAGCGAGCGACGGACCAACAGCTTCGGCAATCCGGGGGGGCCGTTCTGTCTCGCCCGGACCGACGAGTCCCTGCTCGTGCTGACACACTGA
- a CDS encoding NAD(P)-dependent alcohol dehydrogenase, translated as MRAARLHEYTDEMEEGLSIDEVDEPQVTNSDDVIVEVEGAGWCQTDNHIIEGMWEQYVPQPLPMTLGHENAGTVVAVGEEVELVEEGDQVICHPVQTCGTCRPCRQGETMYCENDAFNGLTTDGGFADLLHTSERSVIPLPDGVDPADIAPHADAGITAYHAAKKAVRDLNPGDAAVVIGVGGLGHIGLQCIDAMSAADIVGVDIKQSARDLAEELGAHYTIDPTSEDVASEIGSITDGVGAAQVLDFVGADETTSLAPDICAAGGDHHIIGYGGHIHEPSQALVNGEFAFQGNIVGRYAELQELVALVERGAVDLHTTEYDLEDVNDVAVKLEEREIDGRAVIIP; from the coding sequence ATGCGCGCTGCTAGACTACACGAGTACACAGACGAGATGGAGGAGGGGCTCTCTATCGACGAGGTAGACGAGCCACAGGTCACAAACAGCGACGACGTCATCGTCGAGGTCGAGGGGGCGGGCTGGTGCCAGACGGACAACCACATCATCGAGGGGATGTGGGAGCAGTACGTCCCACAGCCGCTGCCGATGACACTGGGTCATGAGAACGCCGGTACCGTCGTCGCCGTCGGCGAGGAAGTCGAGCTGGTCGAGGAAGGGGACCAGGTAATCTGTCATCCGGTCCAGACCTGCGGTACCTGTCGCCCCTGTCGGCAGGGCGAGACGATGTACTGCGAGAACGACGCGTTCAACGGGCTGACGACGGACGGCGGCTTCGCGGACCTGCTGCACACGAGCGAGCGGTCGGTCATCCCGCTGCCCGACGGCGTCGATCCGGCCGATATCGCGCCCCACGCAGACGCCGGCATCACCGCGTACCACGCCGCAAAGAAGGCAGTCCGGGACCTCAACCCCGGCGACGCCGCGGTCGTCATCGGCGTCGGCGGGCTGGGCCACATCGGCCTCCAATGTATCGACGCGATGAGCGCCGCCGACATCGTCGGCGTGGATATCAAACAGTCCGCACGTGACCTCGCGGAGGAGCTGGGCGCTCACTACACCATCGACCCGACGAGCGAGGACGTAGCCAGCGAAATCGGGAGCATCACCGACGGCGTCGGCGCCGCACAGGTGCTTGACTTCGTCGGCGCCGACGAGACGACGTCCCTGGCGCCCGACATCTGTGCGGCCGGCGGCGACCACCACATCATCGGCTACGGCGGCCACATCCACGAACCGTCACAGGCGCTCGTCAACGGCGAGTTCGCCTTCCAGGGCAACATCGTCGGCCGCTACGCCGAACTGCAGGAGCTGGTTGCGCTTGTCGAACGCGGCGCTGTCGACCTCCACACCACGGAGTACGACCTCGAAGACGTCAACGACGTGGCGGTGAAACTCGAAGAACGGGAGATAGACGGTCGCGCGGTCATCATCCCCTGA
- a CDS encoding DUF7562 family protein has product MSFRNAWHRESSTVTCIACGESVARSAAREYDKYGDRWDREDKSFEYLCKPCDRERCHSPREGLEDRLVESAVGTDSPEAFVARYLALAREAGSPVQEE; this is encoded by the coding sequence ATGAGCTTTCGGAACGCCTGGCACCGCGAGTCGTCGACTGTCACCTGTATCGCCTGTGGGGAGTCGGTGGCGCGCTCGGCGGCCCGCGAATACGACAAGTACGGCGACCGATGGGACCGCGAGGACAAATCCTTCGAGTACCTCTGTAAGCCCTGTGACCGCGAGCGCTGTCACAGCCCGCGTGAGGGGCTGGAGGACAGGCTCGTCGAGTCCGCGGTCGGCACGGACTCTCCCGAGGCGTTCGTGGCCCGGTATCTCGCCCTCGCCCGCGAGGCCGGCTCACCAGTCCAGGAAGAGTGA